A single genomic interval of Elusimicrobiaceae bacterium harbors:
- a CDS encoding VRR-NUC domain-containing protein, with the protein MKESRLQRQIIDYLDSIGAYTLNVYGSGMTGKGTPDILACYKGLFIAIETKVGNNRLAPAQKIIRKRIIEAGGIHVVPYSLEQFISDFNEAVGNER; encoded by the coding sequence ATGAAAGAGTCGAGACTGCAGCGCCAGATTATCGACTACCTCGACAGTATCGGAGCCTATACACTCAATGTATACGGCTCCGGTATGACTGGCAAAGGTACGCCGGATATCCTGGCCTGTTATAAGGGCTTATTTATTGCGATAGAGACTAAAGTCGGAAATAACCGGCTGGCGCCGGCCCAGAAAATTATCCGGAAACGGATTATCGAGGCAGGCGGTATCCACGTCGTACCTTATTCTCTTGAGCAGTTCATTTCAGACTTTAACGAGGCGGTTGGTAATGAAAGATAA
- a CDS encoding 3D domain-containing protein, which yields MKYLIILVVFWQLLDTSAYCETGNRTASGVWPRAYHTCAADHLPFGTKVILPDSTVWTVEDRFGGNYKDKLDLYLGKYEKAIRFGRQKLLCQIITPD from the coding sequence ATGAAATACTTAATTATACTGGTGGTGTTCTGGCAGCTCCTTGATACCTCTGCTTATTGTGAGACGGGGAACCGGACGGCTTCCGGAGTCTGGCCGAGGGCTTATCATACTTGCGCCGCTGACCATTTGCCATTCGGAACCAAAGTGATTTTACCGGATAGCACAGTCTGGACTGTCGAGGATCGTTTCGGAGGAAATTATAAGGATAAGCTCGATCTGTACCTGGGAAAATACGAAAAGGCTATCAGATTTGGGAGGCAAAAATTAT
- a CDS encoding YqaJ viral recombinase family protein: MAVKKIKWLDSHIEVEPVKNPKKITATRLAAILGLNRWSTPFKAWCEITRTYEEPFEDNQYTLAGKAIEPILIKMLEKRYFMDIQDPTDVYGPDYFKKTWGDFFRDVKVFGGMWDAIGDNTIVEIKTTKRAEDWLEDTPEYYKAQAALYAYLSGCENIIFVCGFLTDEDYQNPGNFKPVVGKNTIIRDYKLSEIYPDFENTHIKPATEFWKKYVETGISPDYDEKADADIIAALRKTTADVNEDIAVTLKRIDELKEKIAAVSVQLDPLEKELKAAEEQLKTYLKGKFTDGIDKVNISSSHYCFTLAKCQSEKADTAKLKKAGLWKEYSTVTTTYRLTNKIIEKNEEEKS, from the coding sequence ATGGCAGTTAAAAAAATAAAATGGCTGGATAGCCATATCGAAGTAGAGCCGGTTAAGAATCCGAAAAAGATTACCGCTACCCGGCTGGCTGCTATCCTGGGGCTGAACCGGTGGAGCACTCCCTTTAAAGCCTGGTGTGAGATTACCCGGACGTATGAGGAACCGTTCGAGGATAACCAGTACACGCTGGCCGGTAAGGCGATAGAACCTATCTTAATTAAAATGCTGGAAAAACGGTATTTTATGGATATTCAGGATCCGACGGACGTTTACGGCCCGGACTACTTTAAAAAAACCTGGGGCGATTTTTTCCGGGACGTGAAAGTATTCGGCGGTATGTGGGACGCTATCGGAGACAATACGATAGTAGAAATCAAAACCACCAAACGGGCCGAGGACTGGCTGGAGGATACGCCGGAATATTATAAGGCCCAGGCGGCGCTGTATGCGTACCTCTCCGGCTGTGAAAATATTATTTTCGTCTGTGGCTTCCTGACGGATGAGGACTATCAGAATCCGGGAAACTTTAAGCCGGTGGTAGGCAAAAATACCATTATACGGGATTATAAACTGTCCGAAATTTATCCGGATTTTGAGAATACGCATATCAAACCGGCTACCGAGTTCTGGAAAAAGTATGTGGAAACGGGTATCTCCCCGGATTATGACGAAAAAGCCGACGCTGATATTATCGCAGCGCTCCGGAAAACGACGGCTGACGTTAACGAAGATATCGCCGTTACGCTGAAACGCATTGACGAGCTGAAAGAAAAAATCGCTGCCGTTTCCGTCCAGCTGGATCCGCTGGAGAAAGAACTGAAAGCAGCTGAGGAACAGTTAAAAACTTACCTCAAAGGCAAATTTACCGACGGTATCGACAAGGTAAATATCAGCAGCAGCCACTACTGTTTTACTCTGGCTAAATGCCAGTCTGAAAAGGCAGATACTGCCAAACTGAAAAAAGCCGGCCTGTGGAAAGAGTATTCCACCGTTACGACTACGTACCGGCTGACAAATAAAATTATTGAAAAGAATGAGGAGGAAAAATCATGA
- a CDS encoding ERF family protein, translated as RKMNELQGLGAEETYQRRYLYLMMLDIVEDDTYDATQGKEKPVTPSGKKGTPPATPEERKEAVKTLTDQSGKATEVQKNSIKKGLQKLRDTGEDHEEFIASTVAKMKAGATAEEAEKLISEIGKRLYPDGE; from the coding sequence AACGGAAAATGAACGAGCTCCAGGGACTGGGAGCAGAGGAAACCTATCAGCGCCGGTATCTGTATTTAATGATGTTGGATATCGTGGAGGACGATACCTACGACGCTACCCAGGGGAAAGAAAAGCCGGTTACTCCCTCCGGGAAGAAAGGAACGCCGCCGGCCACGCCGGAAGAACGCAAGGAAGCAGTTAAGACTCTTACTGATCAGAGCGGTAAGGCTACCGAAGTCCAGAAAAACAGTATTAAAAAAGGTTTGCAGAAATTACGGGACACCGGCGAGGATCACGAGGAGTTTATCGCCAGTACGGTAGCGAAGATGAAAGCCGGGGCCACGGCAGAAGAAGCCGAAAAGCTGATCAGTGAAATCGGAAAGCGCTTGTATCCGGATGGCGAATAA